The following are encoded in a window of Arvicanthis niloticus isolate mArvNil1 chromosome 1, mArvNil1.pat.X, whole genome shotgun sequence genomic DNA:
- the Cpt1c gene encoding palmitoyl thioesterase CPT1C isoform X5: MSSPTKTWLALVRIFSGRHQRLFSFQRALPRQPVPLVQETVSKYLESVRPVLGDDAFDHATALANDFLRLQAPRLQLYLQLKSWCASNYVSDWWEEFVYLRSRAPLIHSTYYMMQDFLYVTPTPLQAARAGNAVHTLLLYRCLLNRQEIPPTLLMGMRPLCSAQYERMFNTTRIPGVEKDYLRHLQDSRHVAVLHRGRFFRVGTHSSNGLLSPRALEQQFQDILDDPSPACPLEEHLAALTAAPRSMWAQVRESVKTHAAAALEVVEGAAFFVSLDSEPAGLTREDPATSLDAYAHTLLTGRGHDRWFDKSFTLVVFSNGKLGLSVEHSWADCPVSGHLWEFTLATECFQLGYATDGHCKGHPDPTVPQPQRLQWDLPEQIHPSISLALRGAKTLSGNIDCHVFPFSHFGKSFIKCCHVSSDSFIQLVLQLAHFRDRGHFCLTYESVMTRLFLEGRTETVRSCTKEACQFVRAMDDKEKTDQQCLALFRVAVDKHQALLKAAMSGQGIDRHLFALYIMSQLLHVQSPFLTQVQSQQWLLSTSQIPVQQTHLFDVHNYPDYVSSGGGFGPANDHGYGISYIFMGENAITFHISSKKSSTETDSHRLGQHIESALLDVASLFQVGQQFKRQFKGLGENLGYRYGFLSCKTVDPNIPTSSTNL, translated from the exons ATGTCCTCACCCACGAAGACCTGGCTG GCATTGGTCAGAATCTTTTCCGGGAGGCACCAAAGGCTTTTCAGCTTCCAACGTGCGCTCCCGCGGCAGCCAGTGCCCTTGGTGCAGGAGACCGTGAGCAAG TACCTGGAGTCTGTGCGCCCTGTGCTCGGAGACGACGCTTTCGACCATGCTACGGCGCTGGCGAACGACTTCCTGAGATTGCAGGCACCACGGCTACAGCTCTATTTGCAACTCAAGTCCTGGTGTGCTTCCAACTAT GTCAGTGACTGGTGGGAAGAGTTTGTGTACCTGCGTTCTCGAGCCCCACTAATTCATAGCACATACTACATGATg CAGGATTTTCTGTATGTCACCCCCACACCGCTGCAGGCAGCCCGCGCGGGCAATGCTGTGCATACCCTTCTCCTGTATCGCTGCCTTCTGAACCGGCAGGAGATCCCACCG ACACTGTTGATGGGGATGAGACCCTTATGTTCCGCCCAGTACGAGAGGATGTTCAACACTACACGGATTCCAGGGGTGGAAAAAG ACTACCTTCGTCACCTCCAGGACAGCCGACATGTGGCTGTCCTCCACCGGGGCAGATTCTTCCGTGTAGGGACCCACTCTTCGAATGGCCTGCTGTCCCCACGGGCCCTGGAACagcagttccaggacatcctggATGACCCCTCCCCAGCCTGTCCCCTTGAGGAACATCTAGCTGCTTTGACTGCTGCTCCCAG GAGTATGTGGGCCCAGGTGCGGGAGTCGGTGAAGACCCATGCAGCCGCTGCCTTGGAGGTTGTAGAAGGGGCTGCCTTCTTTGTGTCCCTTGATTCTGAGCCTGCGGGACTGACCAGAGAGGACCCTGCAACTTCCCTGGATGCCTACGCCCATACTCTGCTGACTGGCCGAGGCCATGACCG TTGGTTTGACAAATCCTTCACCCTCGTCGTCTTCTCCAATGGCAAGCTGGGTCTCAGTGTGGAGCACTCATGGGCCGACTGCCCTGTCTCAGGACATTTGTGGGAG TTCACCCTGGCCACAGAGTGCTTCCAGTTGGGATATGCCACAGATGGCCACTGTAAGGGGCACCCTGACCCTACCGTGCCCCAGCCCCAGCGCCTGCAGTGGGACCTCCCAGAGCAG ATCCATCcgtccatctctctagccctgaggGGAGCCAAGACCTTGTCTGGCAATATCGACTGCCACGTCTTCCCCTTTTCCCACTTCGGCAAGAGCTTCATCAAATGTTGTCATGTCTCTTCAGACAGTTTCATCCAGCTGGTCCTGCAGCTGGCCCACTTCCGG GACAGGGGTCACTTCTGCCTGACTTATGAGTCAGTCATGACTCGACTGTTCCTGGAAGGCAGGACAGAGACGGTGAGGTCTTGTACCAAAGAGGCCTGCCAGTTTGTGAGAGCCATGGATGACAAGGAGAAGACA GACCAACAGTGCCTTGCCCTGTTCCGAGTGGCCGTGGACAAACACCAGGCTCTACTAAAGGCAGCGATGAGTGGGCAGGGGATCGACCGCCATCTCTTCGCACTCTACATCATGTCCCAGCTCCTCCATGTGCAGTCGCCCTTCCTGACCCAG GTCCAGTCGCAGCAATGGCTGCTGTCCACCAGCCAGATTCCTGTGCAGCAGACACACCTGTTTGATGTCCACAATTATCCGGATTATGTTTCTTCTGGAGGTGGATTTGGGCCT GCCAACGACCATGGGTATGGCATCTCTTACATCTTCATGGGGGAAAATGCGATCACCTTCCACATCTCCAGCAAGAAATCAAGCACAGAAACA GACTCGCATCGGCTGGGGCAGCACATTGAAAGTGCTCTGTTGGATGTAGCCTCCCTGTTCCAGGTGGGACAGCAGTTCAAGCGCCAGTTCAAGGGGCTTGGGGAGAATTTGGGTTATAGATACGGCTTTCTCTCCTGTAAGACTGTGGACCCCAATATCCCCACATCCTCCACCAACTTGTGA
- the Cpt1c gene encoding palmitoyl thioesterase CPT1C isoform X4 produces the protein MEKIKELLPAWGGQHYQLQGLLAAAVFASCLWGALIFTLHVALRLLLSHHGWLLEPHGTMSSPTKTWLALVRIFSGRHQRLFSFQRALPRQPVPLVQETVSKYLESVRPVLGDDAFDHATALANDFLRLQAPRLQLYLQLKSWCASNYVSDWWEEFVYLRSRAPLIHSTYYMMQDFLYVTPTPLQAARAGNAVHTLLLYRCLLNRQEIPPTLLMGMRPLCSAQYERMFNTTRIPGVEKDYLRHLQDSRHVAVLHRGRFFRVGTHSSNGLLSPRALEQQFQDILDDPSPACPLEEHLAALTAAPRSMWAQVRESVKTHAAAALEVVEGAAFFVSLDSEPAGLTREDPATSLDAYAHTLLTGRGHDRWFDKSFTLVVFSNGKLGLSVEHSWADCPVSGHLWEFTLATECFQLGYATDGHCKGHPDPTVPQPQRLQWDLPEQIHPSISLALRGAKTLSGNIDCHVFPFSHFGKSFIKCCHVSSDSFIQLVLQLAHFRDRGHFCLTYESVMTRLFLEGRTETVRSCTKEACQFVRAMDDKEKTDQQCLALFRVAVDKHQALLKAAMSGQGIDRHLFALYIMSQLLHVQSPFLTQVQSQQWLLSTSQIPVQQTHLFDVHNYPDYVSSGGGFGPANDHGYGISYIFMGENAITFHISSKKSSTETDSHRLGQHIESALLDVASLFQVGQQFKRQFKGLGENLGYRYGFLSCKTVDPNIPTSSTNL, from the exons GGGCGGACAGCACTATCAGCTCCAGGGGCTCCTGGCAGCAGCAGTGTTTGCCTCATGTTTGTGGGGAGCCCTGATCTTCACACTTCACGTGGCTCTGAGGCTCCTTCTGTCCCACCATGGCTGGCTTCTGGAACCTCATGGCACCATGTCCTCACCCACGAAGACCTGGCTG GCATTGGTCAGAATCTTTTCCGGGAGGCACCAAAGGCTTTTCAGCTTCCAACGTGCGCTCCCGCGGCAGCCAGTGCCCTTGGTGCAGGAGACCGTGAGCAAG TACCTGGAGTCTGTGCGCCCTGTGCTCGGAGACGACGCTTTCGACCATGCTACGGCGCTGGCGAACGACTTCCTGAGATTGCAGGCACCACGGCTACAGCTCTATTTGCAACTCAAGTCCTGGTGTGCTTCCAACTAT GTCAGTGACTGGTGGGAAGAGTTTGTGTACCTGCGTTCTCGAGCCCCACTAATTCATAGCACATACTACATGATg CAGGATTTTCTGTATGTCACCCCCACACCGCTGCAGGCAGCCCGCGCGGGCAATGCTGTGCATACCCTTCTCCTGTATCGCTGCCTTCTGAACCGGCAGGAGATCCCACCG ACACTGTTGATGGGGATGAGACCCTTATGTTCCGCCCAGTACGAGAGGATGTTCAACACTACACGGATTCCAGGGGTGGAAAAAG ACTACCTTCGTCACCTCCAGGACAGCCGACATGTGGCTGTCCTCCACCGGGGCAGATTCTTCCGTGTAGGGACCCACTCTTCGAATGGCCTGCTGTCCCCACGGGCCCTGGAACagcagttccaggacatcctggATGACCCCTCCCCAGCCTGTCCCCTTGAGGAACATCTAGCTGCTTTGACTGCTGCTCCCAG GAGTATGTGGGCCCAGGTGCGGGAGTCGGTGAAGACCCATGCAGCCGCTGCCTTGGAGGTTGTAGAAGGGGCTGCCTTCTTTGTGTCCCTTGATTCTGAGCCTGCGGGACTGACCAGAGAGGACCCTGCAACTTCCCTGGATGCCTACGCCCATACTCTGCTGACTGGCCGAGGCCATGACCG TTGGTTTGACAAATCCTTCACCCTCGTCGTCTTCTCCAATGGCAAGCTGGGTCTCAGTGTGGAGCACTCATGGGCCGACTGCCCTGTCTCAGGACATTTGTGGGAG TTCACCCTGGCCACAGAGTGCTTCCAGTTGGGATATGCCACAGATGGCCACTGTAAGGGGCACCCTGACCCTACCGTGCCCCAGCCCCAGCGCCTGCAGTGGGACCTCCCAGAGCAG ATCCATCcgtccatctctctagccctgaggGGAGCCAAGACCTTGTCTGGCAATATCGACTGCCACGTCTTCCCCTTTTCCCACTTCGGCAAGAGCTTCATCAAATGTTGTCATGTCTCTTCAGACAGTTTCATCCAGCTGGTCCTGCAGCTGGCCCACTTCCGG GACAGGGGTCACTTCTGCCTGACTTATGAGTCAGTCATGACTCGACTGTTCCTGGAAGGCAGGACAGAGACGGTGAGGTCTTGTACCAAAGAGGCCTGCCAGTTTGTGAGAGCCATGGATGACAAGGAGAAGACA GACCAACAGTGCCTTGCCCTGTTCCGAGTGGCCGTGGACAAACACCAGGCTCTACTAAAGGCAGCGATGAGTGGGCAGGGGATCGACCGCCATCTCTTCGCACTCTACATCATGTCCCAGCTCCTCCATGTGCAGTCGCCCTTCCTGACCCAG GTCCAGTCGCAGCAATGGCTGCTGTCCACCAGCCAGATTCCTGTGCAGCAGACACACCTGTTTGATGTCCACAATTATCCGGATTATGTTTCTTCTGGAGGTGGATTTGGGCCT GCCAACGACCATGGGTATGGCATCTCTTACATCTTCATGGGGGAAAATGCGATCACCTTCCACATCTCCAGCAAGAAATCAAGCACAGAAACA GACTCGCATCGGCTGGGGCAGCACATTGAAAGTGCTCTGTTGGATGTAGCCTCCCTGTTCCAGGTGGGACAGCAGTTCAAGCGCCAGTTCAAGGGGCTTGGGGAGAATTTGGGTTATAGATACGGCTTTCTCTCCTGTAAGACTGTGGACCCCAATATCCCCACATCCTCCACCAACTTGTGA